In the Candidatus Obscuribacterales bacterium genome, CAAAACCTCGGCAATCTGTTGACTTCTGCGATCTACCTGCCTGCGGCGCGAAGCCATGTCAGGCTGACAGGTACAGAACTGTAGGGCAAGACTCGTGCTGGAGTTTGGCATAGTCGTCTTGGAGGTAGAGGAACCGCAGTCATTCAGGCACACGTTGAGCGCCCTACTGCTCTACTCGGGTTAGCAAGCAGGAACTTATGCAGGCTTTCTAAAAGTTTGTTCCATGATGGTGTCGCCACCTGGCACAATCGCGCTGATCGCATCGGTCTAATCCCATGCTCCACGGGCGATCGCTCTCCCCCAGCCTGCCCTAGATTAGATGTACCACCCATCCGGGGGAGACTGAAATGTAAATCTGTGCGTCATAATAAAACAGAAGGATTTATAAAGATTTGTAAGCAGCCATCTTAGGTTGCGATCGCTGGGAGGCACATTGTGACAGAGTCTGCATTTCGAGGAGGCCAAGACCCCAAAGCTGCCCTAGAGACTACGGGTTCTGATGATCCGTCCACCTCGCCAGCGATCGCTCCGGGACGGTGGTCTTGGTTTGCCAGCCAGCCTGGTCTATGGATTGGTCTAGGTGTGGGTCTGGCGGCCGGGTTGCTGGTCGGCGGCATGAGACTGACCTCGGAACCAGCGACGGCAGTGGATGAAGCCAGCGAAACCACGGAGTCGGCAGCGCAGCCGGTGACGGTGCTCACGGTGCAGTCTGCCTCGGTGGAGCGCAGTTTGGAGGCAACCGGGACAGTGGTGCCCTACGATTTACTGCCGGTCACCCCGCGCACCAGCGGGCTGCAAATTCAGCAGGTTCTAGTCGACAATGGCGATGCGGTAACAGCGGGTCAGGTCTTGGCGGTGCTGGACGATGCCGTGCTGCGATCGCAACTTATGGAAGCCCAAGCCAGTCTTGAATCAGCTCGGGCCAATGTGCGCCAGCAGCAGGCCACCCTCGCCCAAAACCAGGCTACCCTAGCAGAGGCGGAGACCAATCTGCAACGCTTCCAACGTCTGCGGGATGAAGGGGTGATTAGTCAGCAGGATTATGATAGTCGGGCGACGGCGGCAATCACATCCCAGGAGGACGTACAGGTAGCGATCGCGACTATCAGCAGCGCAGAGGCTCAGGTCGCTAGCCAAGCAGCACGCATCCAGCAGTTAGAAACCCAGTTGAATCAAACCTTGGTGTTGGCTCCAGCCGATGGCATCGTGGCCGAGCGCATGGCTCGACTGGGAGATGTATCCTCCACTAGCACACCCTTGTTTTCGGTGATTCAAAATGGTCAGTTGGAGTTAGAGGTACCCCTGCCTGAAACCCAGCTCTCCCAAGTTCAGGT is a window encoding:
- a CDS encoding efflux RND transporter periplasmic adaptor subunit, producing the protein MTESAFRGGQDPKAALETTGSDDPSTSPAIAPGRWSWFASQPGLWIGLGVGLAAGLLVGGMRLTSEPATAVDEASETTESAAQPVTVLTVQSASVERSLEATGTVVPYDLLPVTPRTSGLQIQQVLVDNGDAVTAGQVLAVLDDAVLRSQLMEAQASLESARANVRQQQATLAQNQATLAEAETNLQRFQRLRDEGVISQQDYDSRATAAITSQEDVQVAIATISSAEAQVASQAARIQQLETQLNQTLVLAPADGIVAERMARLGDVSSTSTPLFSVIQNGQLELEVPLPETQLSQVQVGMPVRVTSDADARIDLQGRLREIAPLVDPQTREATLTIELPSSSLLRSGMFLRAALILDSRSGVTIPTAAVLPRPDGSSAVYVVQADETVTAQAITVGDVLPGESPTVEVRQGLNPGDRIVVAGASYLNEGDRVAVMPNE